In Tiliqua scincoides isolate rTilSci1 chromosome 1, rTilSci1.hap2, whole genome shotgun sequence, the following are encoded in one genomic region:
- the FAM167A gene encoding protein FAM167A, translating to MSIPKICIEEMLDGAADGSGDGSPSDDHLRNLKALTEKLRLETRRPSYLEWKAKLKGLTWRSHPKPPEAEEEGSQDETPIEESIPLREARVHINGSSSQQQAILASEKISSFENIDEALNWLRKELMEMRLQDQQLARQLMRLRSDINKLKIEQTCHLHRRMLNDATYEMEERDELSDLLCDFPLTSSFSLSTPLKLIGVTKMNINSRRFSLC from the exons ATGTCTATTCCCAAAATCTGTATCGAAGAAATGCTAGATGGTGCTGCTGATGGGTCTGGAGATGGATCACCTTCTGATGACCATCTGAGGAATCTGAAAGCTCTGACAGAGAAACTGAGGCTGGAGACAAGGAGACCTTCATATCTGGAGTGGAAGGCCAAACTCAAGGGGCTAACGTGGAGGAGCCACCCCAAACCTCctgaggcagaggaagagggcagccaagatgagACGCCGATAGAAGAAAGCATTCCTTTAAGGGAGGCGCGAGTGCACATCAATGGAAGTTCCTCCCAACAGCAAGCGATACTAGCCTCAGAGAAAATCAGCAGCTTTGAAAACATTGATGAAGCTTTAAATTGGCTTCGGAAAGAATTG ATGGAAATGCGCCTCCAGGACCAGCAGCTGGCTCGGCAGCTCATGCGTTTGCGCAGCGACATAAACAAACTCAAGATTGAGCAGACCTGTCACCTCCATCGGCGCATGCTCAATGATGCCACCTATGAGATGGAGGAAAGGGATGAGCTCTCTGACCTGCTCTGTGACTTCCCGCTCACCTCCTCCTTCAGCCTCTCCACCCCGCTCAAGCTCATTGGCGTGACCAAAATGAACATCAACTCCCGCCGGTTCTCGCTGTGTTAA